In Gloeocapsa sp. PCC 73106, the genomic window ATAGTATCGTAGGAAGCGATCACCGAATCATTGGAACTTAAAAACCAGTATGTATCCGATCCACCTTCACCCTGTAGGAAGTCTCGTTCTGTTCCTCCGTAGATAAAGTCGTTGGATGAACCTCCGTAAATAGAATCATTTCCAGATTCTCCATAAAGAAAATTACCGCTGTCATTTCGCCCTAGAACCCTGATCGCTTGAGAATTATTGGTAAATCCTCGTATCACATCGTTTCCAGAACCACCATAGAGATAGTCAACTCCGGTATCACCAAAAAGATTATCATTTCCAGAGTTGCCGAAGAGAGTGTCATTGCCTCTCCAGCCTACTAGTTTGTCATTACCGCTACCACCGTCAGCGTAATCGTTACCATCTAGAGCGAAGATATCGTCATTGCCACTAGTTGGGAAACCACCCGTTACACCTGATGAGATAGAAGATGGTGTAATTGTATCACTGGCATTAGTTCCGTTAATTGTAGCCATGTTAGTACTCCTTGAAGTTTAATCTTTATTGTAATTAGTTTGAAACACTTTTTAGTTTTTAGACCTACTTTCGTGTTTCTATTACAAAGATAACAAGGTTAATTTCAGAAAACAATACGCCGATCTGCGTATGCGTATGTAAAGTTCTCTCAATGGTATAGCAGTCGCCATTACTATTAATATCGAATGGAAAATAAAACGCTAATTTAGGAGGTTGAGTTCGGAGTTCGGAGTTATAGCAAAAGGCAGAAGGGAAATCCTTACTAACTATTCCCTATTCCCTGTTCCCTATTCCCTGTTCCCTGTTCCCTGTTCCCTTCTCTTATATTTTTAGCAAATCTCAATCCATTTCATATAAGTACCTGGTCATAAATAAAAGTCAAAAAAATAACAAGTGTAAATAAGCATGAAACTCTTACCTGTTGTTGCCCGTTCCCGTGTTCCTGTGTTCCCTATCATCATATTAACTTTTAATTAAGCCCACCTACTAGGGTAATATAGATAGAAGGAAACTATTAAACGAGGGTTTTTAATACCTCAAGAGTCTAAAATTAATTAAGTTATGTTTGACATTGAAAAAGTAGATTTAGCATTTTTAGAAAAAATTATCTGGACTGACTATCGTCTAGCCGTCATCTTTACAGTTATATTACCTCTTGTACTGCTAGTTTGGGCTTTTGTCCGTAAAACTGAATCTCTCACGAGGTTACTCATCGTTTATTGGCGCGTTGCTAGCCTTTTGATGATTACAGTTTATCTACTGATCGCAGCTTTACCCTTTAGCTTTCTCACAGGGTTGTTTGCTCGTATTCTCATTCCCATCTCTCTGTGGTTTTGGCAAGATTTAAACGAAGAAATTCGAGATTTGCCGAAAACTTCGTTAAAAACTGCATTCAAATCCTGGCGCTGGGCGATGACTGTTTATTGTAGCTTAGGGGTATTGTTGACTGTTCCTTTTTTGAGTTGCGCTTTTGCTTCAGAAATTAAAGGGATTTCCTATTGTCGTCTTTGGTTGCAACCACCTTGGGGTTATAAGGAGTTAATGCATCCGAATGGCGATCCTGGAGTTCTTGGTTTCTTTGGGATTATGGGTTTGGCGGTTTATGTTCTGTACTTGCTCTATTTTGTCTTTGTTAGACTTGGTAAACAAGGGCGATCGGCTTTGGAACCCTAGAGACTAAACTACGTTAGTATTTACGTATATAGTTCCTGTGATGTCTCTATTTTGTAAATCATCGAGATTGAACAAAACACCTGAACTACCGAAAAGAGGTCTCTGAAGAAAACGATCGCCTTCTAATAACTCATTGTAAACCTGATGAGCGTAGCCGTGATTATCGATAAAATTGGATTGTCCCGGCTGAAACTCGTCTTGCCAATTTAAATAGACGTCCAAATCCCCTAGTGGTCGGTCATAGCCTAAAAATGTGCTGGTATGAAGTGCGATCGCGCGCTCTGCATCTAGGGGATCTAAGCGCTCAGACTCGATTCTAGCCTCTTTTAAAGAACTTGGCTCATATTCAGGACCGGCAGGATCCAAGCCTATAATAGTATCAATTGGGTTACCCGTAAGCTCATCGTACAGGTCACCTGCTATACCACTAACGTGTGCCCCTAAGCTATGACCTATTAACTGGGTTGTGGAAGGATTAACCTCTATTTCCAGTAGATAGTCAGCTATTATTTCACCAACTGCTAGAGTATCTTCTACAGCAGCATTATAGTCTAGGGTAAGAGTGCTCTCGGACCAGTCTACTGAGATAATATTAGCGTCGGGGTCTAGATTAACTAAATTATCTGTCATCCTAAGAACCCAATCGGTTTGACTATCATTTTGGAAACCGTGGACAATCAAATAAGTATTAGTATCGGTATCGATCGCACAATTAGCGCTGTAAAAATCAACTTGAACCATGAGATTATCCGGGTAGAGAAACATCAGCTAAATCTAGAATTTGGGGAATTAAATCTTCTCGTTTAACCGCCATAATATGTACTCCTTGACAGAGTGAGCGAGCGATTTTTATTTGTTCTGCGGCGATTTTAATCCCTTCTAGCAGAGGATCTGCAGCTTGACTTAAGCGTTCAATGGTGCTGTCAGGAATGTGGACACCAGGAACGTAGCGATTGATAAATTGGGCGTTTTTAGCGGATTTTAGCAAAAAGATACCCGCGAGAACGGGTTTATTGTGGTTAGAAGCTATTTGAGTCATAAACTTATCTAAGCGTTCAAAATCAGTAATCAGTTGACTTTGAAAAAACTGAGATCCTGCTTCTATTTTTTGCTCAAAACGTTTTTGTAAACTTGACCAGCTTTTGAGTTGTGGATCAACCGCACCCCCGGGAAATAAATCAGGAACACCATCGGGTAGGGGTTGCTCATTGATATCTAAACCTTGGTTCAGATTTTTAATCAGTTTGAGTAATCGAATCGATTCGAGTTCAAAAACGGCTCTAGCTTGTTGATTATCGCCTGCTTTGACGGGATCCCCAGTTAGAGCGAGTATATTGTTAATTCCCAAAGCTGCAGCACCCAGTAAATCGGCTTGTAGTGCGATAGAGTTGCGATCGCGGCAGGCGATTTGACAAATAGGCTCAATTCCTTCTTGTTTTAACAATACACAAGCCGCTAAAGAAGACATTCGCATTACCGCACGACTACCATCAGTAATATTAATTCCATGAACTCTCCCACGCAATAACCTAGCCATAGCTAGCATATGACTAGGATTGATACCCTTAGGAGGTGTAATTTCTGCCGTTACTAAAAACTCTTGTCTTTCAATCGCTTGACGTAGATAATTTGACATAATTACTTAAAGATTGGGTAAATATCCCAAGGCGTTTTTAACTCTAACTAAGGTTTGATCAGCAACTGTTCCCGCTTTTGCTGCTCCCTCTTTGAGAACGCGATTTAGATATACTTTATCGTCCATGATAGCGTGATAGCGCTCTTGAATCGGTTTAAGCGCCGTAATGATCGTTTCTGTCAAAAGAGGTTTAAATTGTCCCCAACCCATATCCGCGCATTCTTGAGCTACTTCTGCTTTAGATTTTTCAGATAAGATGGTATAGAGATTCAAAAGATTATGACATTCAGGACGTTCAGGATCATCAAAACTCAAGCCTTTAATTGGATCGGTTTTGCAGCGCTTAATTTTTTTCTCAATCAACTCGGGGGAATCCAACAAGTTAATCCGACTCAAATCAGAAGGATCGGATTTGGACATTTTACGAGTTCCGTCGGTGATACTCATCACTCTAGCCCCTTCTTTACGAATTAACGCCTGAGGTAGTTTCAAAACCGGTTGTTCTGGTGTGGCGAACTGATCGTTTAAACGCACAGCAATATCCCGAGTTAATTCCAAGTGTTGCTTTTGATCTTCCCCTACGGGTACCAAATCTGCATCATAGAGTAAGATATCTGCAGCCATTAATACAGGATAATCGAGTAAACCAACACTCACATTTTCTCCCTGCTTAATCGCTTTTTCTTTAAATTGGATCATTCTTTCCAACCAATTCAGGGGAGTGATACAGTTGAGTAACCAGGTTAACTCACTATGGGCACTCAGATGAGACTGGACGAAAATAGTCGAGTATTCCAGATTGATACCGCAAGCCAAGTAAAGAGCCGCAATATTATAAGTATCTTGAGCTAAAGTAGTCGGATTGTGGGGAACTGTGATCGCGTGTAAATCCACTACACAGAAAAAGTTATCGTATTTCTTTTGAATTTCTACCCAGTTGCGAATAGCGCCTAAATAATTGCCCAGATGTAAGTTTCCCGTCGGTTGCACCCCAGAGAGGACTCTTTGTTTACTCATTCCTTTGTTCTTTTGACTTTGATATTTTGAGAGTTGCGCACTCCCTTTTTTTTACTATATAGCAGTACGCATTAAGGTTAGGAAAAAGGTGTTAGGTTAAACTTTTACCCTTTACCCTTTCCCCTTTACCCTGTGCATAGCACTATACTCAACCGGGTGGCCAAATCATCTGACGCCCTCCGAGTATGTGTAAGTGTAAATGATACACTGTTTGACCACCATCGTTACCATTATTAATGACCACGCGATAACCATCGCTCAAACCCGCTTGTTGGGCTATTTTGGGAATACAAACCAACAGGTGACCCAATAGAGCTTGATCGCTCTCTGTACAATCGTCCAACTTGGGTATGGGTTTTTTGGGAATAACTAGTATGTGGGTGGGTGCTTGAGAATTGATGTCTGTAAAGGCGATCGCTAAATCATCCTCATAAACAATGGTAGCGGGAATTTCCCTGCTAATAATTTTGCTGAATATTGTCTCAGTCATATTTTGCTTGAGCCATGCTTTTATTAACCATTAGACCAGAAAAAAGGGAAATGAACTGTTAAAATTTTTCTAGACATACTTGCCTTTTTGCTGACAATAATGTACGATCTTAGCCTGAATGTTTGGGTTTAGTTATGTCTGACTTATTATCGCCCTCAGAAGCTGCTAAACTTCTGGGGGTGAGTGTAAAAACCTTATATCGTTGGGAGGATGCTGGCAAAATATCTCCCATTAGAACACCAGGAAATCAGAGAAGATATCCTCTTAATCAACTATTGTGGGCAACTAAACCTACCACAACAGTGTCTAATCGCTTGACTATTGTTTATGCAAGAGTTAGTAGTGACGACCAAAAGCAAGATTTAAAAAGGCCAATAGAAGTATTAGAGTCTTATGCCGCAGTTCATGGGTGGTCCTATGAAGTTATTCAAGATAAAGGAAGTGGTTTAAACTATCGCAAAAAAGGATTAAATAGACTAATCAAACTAATAGTTACAGGACAAGTTGAGAGACTTATATTAATCCATAAAGATAGACTTCTCAGATTTGGGAGTGATTTAATTTTCAGTCTGTGCGAGATATTTGCGACAGAAATAATAATAATTAATCAGTCCGAATCCAGTACTTATGAAGAATGTTTAGTACAAGACGTATTAGAAATAATAACTGTCTTTTCCGCTCGGTTATATGGAAGTAGAAGTCATAAAAACAAAGATTTAATAACCAAATTAAAGGAGGCTACAGATGACCTCTAATCGAGTAGTAACCTACCAAACGAGAATAGACAGTAGCGATTATTCATTTTGTCATGA contains:
- the trpS gene encoding tryptophan--tRNA ligase → MSKQRVLSGVQPTGNLHLGNYLGAIRNWVEIQKKYDNFFCVVDLHAITVPHNPTTLAQDTYNIAALYLACGINLEYSTIFVQSHLSAHSELTWLLNCITPLNWLERMIQFKEKAIKQGENVSVGLLDYPVLMAADILLYDADLVPVGEDQKQHLELTRDIAVRLNDQFATPEQPVLKLPQALIRKEGARVMSITDGTRKMSKSDPSDLSRINLLDSPELIEKKIKRCKTDPIKGLSFDDPERPECHNLLNLYTILSEKSKAEVAQECADMGWGQFKPLLTETIITALKPIQERYHAIMDDKVYLNRVLKEGAAKAGTVADQTLVRVKNALGYLPNL
- a CDS encoding histidine triad nucleotide-binding protein, with the translated sequence MTETIFSKIISREIPATIVYEDDLAIAFTDINSQAPTHILVIPKKPIPKLDDCTESDQALLGHLLVCIPKIAQQAGLSDGYRVVINNGNDGGQTVYHLHLHILGGRQMIWPPG
- a CDS encoding DUF3177 family protein, translating into MFDIEKVDLAFLEKIIWTDYRLAVIFTVILPLVLLVWAFVRKTESLTRLLIVYWRVASLLMITVYLLIAALPFSFLTGLFARILIPISLWFWQDLNEEIRDLPKTSLKTAFKSWRWAMTVYCSLGVLLTVPFLSCAFASEIKGISYCRLWLQPPWGYKELMHPNGDPGVLGFFGIMGLAVYVLYLLYFVFVRLGKQGRSALEP
- a CDS encoding methylenetetrahydrofolate reductase, which produces MSNYLRQAIERQEFLVTAEITPPKGINPSHMLAMARLLRGRVHGINITDGSRAVMRMSSLAACVLLKQEGIEPICQIACRDRNSIALQADLLGAAALGINNILALTGDPVKAGDNQQARAVFELESIRLLKLIKNLNQGLDINEQPLPDGVPDLFPGGAVDPQLKSWSSLQKRFEQKIEAGSQFFQSQLITDFERLDKFMTQIASNHNKPVLAGIFLLKSAKNAQFINRYVPGVHIPDSTIERLSQAADPLLEGIKIAAEQIKIARSLCQGVHIMAVKREDLIPQILDLADVSLPG
- a CDS encoding IS607 family transposase, giving the protein MSDLLSPSEAAKLLGVSVKTLYRWEDAGKISPIRTPGNQRRYPLNQLLWATKPTTTVSNRLTIVYARVSSDDQKQDLKRPIEVLESYAAVHGWSYEVIQDKGSGLNYRKKGLNRLIKLIVTGQVERLILIHKDRLLRFGSDLIFSLCEIFATEIIIINQSESSTYEECLVQDVLEIITVFSARLYGSRSHKNKDLITKLKEATDDL
- a CDS encoding lipase produces the protein MFLYPDNLMVQVDFYSANCAIDTDTNTYLIVHGFQNDSQTDWVLRMTDNLVNLDPDANIISVDWSESTLTLDYNAAVEDTLAVGEIIADYLLEIEVNPSTTQLIGHSLGAHVSGIAGDLYDELTGNPIDTIIGLDPAGPEYEPSSLKEARIESERLDPLDAERAIALHTSTFLGYDRPLGDLDVYLNWQDEFQPGQSNFIDNHGYAHQVYNELLEGDRFLQRPLFGSSGVLFNLDDLQNRDITGTIYVNTNVV
- a CDS encoding calcium-binding protein, coding for MATINGTNASDTITPSSISSGVTGGFPTSGNDDIFALDGNDYADGGSGNDKLVGWRGNDTLFGNSGNDNLFGDTGVDYLYGGSGNDVIRGFTNNSQAIRVLGRNDSGNFLYGESGNDSIYGGSSNDFIYGGTERDFLQGEGGSDTYWFLSSNDSVIASYDTISGYTAGERIDLGVSDQVVSSSGTLTNLTDIYFLSFSSGTSRAYNVSGQSGIFVFHNPDGTNFDSNDFVVQLQGYNGAATIV